The Aspergillus luchuensis IFO 4308 DNA, chromosome 6, nearly complete sequence genome segment CCGACCAACATGAGAATTTGAACATTCACCATGCGTTCCACCGCAGTGCGCTTGATCGGAGTTGCTGTCGCGTTCCGCATCAGCTTCGATTCGTGACCCGTGAAAACGACAATGCCATGGACCCACGGAGTGTTCCTGAGGGTGGCGCCtcgaaggagaagctggTCCGGCGCCAATGGCAATTCCTTTTCACCCCCACCGGCGTGCATTGTCAAAGTTGCTTCGTAGGTGTACAGACTGCTGTTTGGCTGCTCGGACCGAACCCGTCCACTTAAGCGACTGAGATCCGCGGGGCTGACCAAGTGCGCGGTTTCCGGAATTGCCTGCTTAATCTTCAAGTTCGTTTCCCCGTCCAGGTTCGCGGTCTCGATATAACACAAGCCCTCGGGTTCCGAGGACGCCAGTAGAACCAAATCAGCCGGGAATGGTTGTTCGGACTCGACCCGGACAATATCTCCCACAGCCACATCGATCCACTTGGTCTCATGGAACTGTGACCCCTTCAGAACCTGCGTTTTCGAATTGTTCAATCCTTTGTCAGACATCCTGCGCTTGTAGTCCTCAACTAATTCCTTGATGGCCGATACCGCTAACACAATACACAGCGGGGCAATCGTAATATATCTGTTCGTCGGAGACACGTTCGGAATCTGCTGGAGAACagcggtgaagaggaagaaaaggttgGCGTATTTCGAGAATTGTTCGTAGAGGAACTTCGGGATAAAGGTAATGACATTGTACTTGGCCGTTGAAACGTGGTTGTCGACGTATTTGTGCGTAGCATTGGCAGGCGGATTGTTCAGAACAATCATGCGAGGACCCAGCGTAGACGGGTCGACCTTTCTGCGGCCAAATCCAAACTTAAAATccgacttcttctttgctttggGAGCCCTGGCCGCGCTGCCTTCGTCCGGATCTGCACTGTCCACCCGCGCAGCTCTGGCTCCAGATTCCGTCAGGGGCAGATCCATCTCCGAGTACTCAGCACCCATGCCCAGCATGTGCTTCGCTCTGCCCATCAACCCGCCTCCCAGACCCAGTATGCTGTTCCTTTCCTTTGCCTGCCGAACGCGGCTATCGGGTTGTAAATGGTTATCATCTTGGTAGTCGAGATCGTAATATCCGTGCATCGACCGGTCATCGTCGAACTCGTCGAGGGAGTAGCGGTGGTAGTTGCTTAACCCGGAGGTTTGCGAGTAGGTGCGGGACATGTCGGCACCGGAGTAAGGATCGGTCATGTATACCCCCGCTTGGGTCGGGGGATGCGCGGGCATTGCATGAGCACCGGACTGCGGCGGCACCTGTCCGCCGACGAAGTGGTCGTAGGAAACTGAGGGACGCGGGTTAGGAGTTTCGGAGTCGTCAATGTCGTATTGTCGCAACAAGTGGTCATCGTTGACCGGTGGGCGTTGTCCCGAATTGTACATGGGAGCCGACTCATCCAGCAGCAGTTCATCATTGTGGCCAGCGGCTGGATGAGGGCCGGGGGGCCTACCGCTGGCCATGACGCTGAAGGCGGACAAACAGATGCCCCTGGAGCATTGATTGGCCGGGACGAGACGGGAGAGAGGATCACCGAAGACTGTGGACTTGCAACGCGGTCGGAGCACGAGGAGGTATCAAGCGGAATACTCGAGAGTCGATAGTAagcgacgaggaaggtgCGAaagttggggatggggggtggtgaggagaaaTTCTGACTGCCTGGAGGTTAAGCCAGATGCCGCGCAAAGGCGTCGAGGCTAATCAGAGTTAGCGTTGGATCACCGCCAGTGGCTGGGCCGACACGATTCTTTGTCTTGTCTGATCCATACCCCGTTAAGACAGGGTGGGTTTGCCCGCGCCAGACTGGAATGAGAGCTAGCTGGTGCCCACCCTCTGAAACAGTTTCAGATTAATATAGCGAGATCAACCAAAAGAGCCGTCCATGTCCACCATTGGAAAAGAGAGCTTCCTCTCGGCAGTTGGTTGTTGTTCAGTTCCATCCAAGAGAAATGGCCTGCTTGTCACGGGGCTACCAGATCGGGTTAGTTATTCCGAATTGGGAATGGTGACATGGGGTATCATCGTAATACCGTTACATCGTTATGATACCTGAGGCATCTAATGGTCTCCATCTACAAAACAAAGTGCTTGATTGCATGGATTTCTAGTAAGGAGATATCCTTGATACCATGCACAATATGCAGAGAATCTGACTTTCATGTCACATGTTCTCGTGGCTTGGCTCATCTGCAAGTCAATTCAGCAACTCGCAAGTACCCACAACATGAGCATCCAAAGCTGCGCCACGATCCTGGTAAGCAGCGCATGCCTATTATTAGATGTTGTTTTTGGTCTCAAACGTGATCATCACCATGGTTCCTCTATACTTGTTACGGACGAACACATCCATATAATGCTATTCAGCCTCATGCTTAGCATTCCATGGTAGTTCTCTATCTGGTTACAATGTCATCATTTGTACCTTATCATGAGCCCATCGATATGAGTTAGACACGCAACTAGGAGGGAATGACTACCTACCAGCTTTTGCTTCTACTAAATCTTTCCATTCGTATCTACATTCCACAGGATATGGCTACTACCAAAGAATCTACTTCAGTTACTTCTCAAACGGAAAACGCAAGTATGGCCGCCCAGAAAATCTGCATCCCTGAACTTTTGGAGATGATTCTTCTACAGCTGGACATGCGCACTTTGCTCGTATCTGCTCAAAGGGTCTGTCGTGCATGGCACACCCTCATCAAAGACTCCAGCTCTCTCCAGACCTTATTGTTCTTCAAACCAGCGACCAATGCGTTCCCGACCGagccaagggcaagggatATGGTCGAGGATAACCCACTGCTTTCCTATATATGGCACGAATTCTGGCGAAAGAAAGTGTCCAATCTCTATTTTCCTCAACTTGATCCACATAGAGAGAAAGTGTTCCtccgagaagaagcaagctgGAGACAAATGCTACTCCGGCAGCCGCCAGTTTCGTTAATGGGAGTTTTTGAATACAAGAAGTCTTACAGGGCTCCACGAGGCTCAGCGTGTTGGTtcaaggaggaagacaagTTTACGAGATTGGGGTATCTATACTCGGAGATGTCGAGGCTATCCCTAATTCCTGGGCGAGATCTTCGCTCGTTTTATGAGCGCGACCTCATTGATCTGTACGAAAAAAGATTGGGGTATATGCGTGCACGCGTAACTTCCTGTCATCTGCCATCCTGCGCATTTGTGATATATTGTCATGAAATCCTGGGAGTAACTGGAGAGCCTTATGGTCACGGGCCTTTAAAAAGTGACCTAGAGCTATGGCTAGGAAACGAGCTTGGAGTTTATGTTGCCTAGAGCATCCGCCGCCATGAATTTATCTGTGATGAGTATAGCCTATAGCCTATAGCTGCTTGGATGTGGGAAGATTGTGCGTATTGCTATAAGGCATATTTTAATTTGCTAAAGAACTCTATAAGACACGGATGCCACGACATTTTGACAATCACATCTCACGACGTTGGAATGCAAGCTGTAAAGGAGGCAGACTCGTAGTAAAAGTATCCAGTGCTCCCGTTTCAAATGCCTCTCCCGTCTCGCCAGGCGCAAACGAGAAGTTGTACTGCTGGGCTATGGTCGATATGCTGGTCCGCAGACTAATCATGGCCAGGTTCTTCCCGGGACAGATATAAGGGCCTGCTTCAAATGTCAATCTGGGTAAACCACAAGGGAAAACCATCGCTCACCTGTcaggaaaggaatgaaagggGCACCGTCGGTCCTCATCTCGTGTCTCTTCTCACTCCATCGCTCTGGAATGAATTCCTTAGCCTCCTCGTAGTACCTTTCGTCAGTCTGAATCAGCTGAACAGGCACGAAAACAATGGTGTCTCCTGGAATATGGACTTCATCGACCTGAAGTCCTTCGGCTGGCGTGACACGATAGCCCCCTGTCATAACAGCAGGACGCAGGCGAAGGGTTTCATTGATAATGTCATCAATGAACGAGATATCCTTGACCTTATCATAACTCCagtcatcttctccgcccggCATAGCCTCGTCCAGTTTCCGCTGGAGCTTGGCCAGCACAGATTGATGCCTAGCCAAATAGTACAAGACGGTCGCCAAGGTGGTGGCTGTGGTCTCACTCCCCGCAATAATGACTGCCCGTGAGTCCTCATTCAGGGCCAGGcgagaaggagcagcagaagcactTTTCTCCACGTATGCTTTGAGAAGCCATGAAACGACATCTTCGGGATAGGAGTTTGCATCCCAAGTCTGTAGGATAGCATTATACGACACAATCATTAGATATTACCATTAGATTTTCACGATGAGAATTGCATACCTTCTGCTTCCTTTCAATTTCATCAGCACACCACTTGAAAAAGCTTCTGTAGCTAGAAACGGCACCAGGGATACGGCAGAGTATGTGGAGGAACCACGGGACCTGCAATAGAGTAGCACCGGCGGCCATATGGTCGTGAACTCCTTTGATCGCGGGATGCTCCACACCGGTGGTCAGGTTATGGAAATCTTTGCCAAACCCGACGTCTCCCATTATATCAAAGCTAAGAAACATTGTCCAAGCCGTCACGTCGATAGGTTGGCCCAGGTTCTTTGCTATATGGGCGGCAAGTAGATCAGCCTTGCTTTTGACCCGGGGCTCGTATATTCCGAGAGCTGAACGAACAAGATGATGGGATCAGTCATTGGGTTAATGGAgatgatagagagagatTTATCAAGCTAACATACATTTTACGTTGAAGCCCCGGTCCCACGCCTTTCTCCGCATTCTGTGGTCATCATGATCACGAGTGTGATGCACAGAGCAGTACTTGGGGTTTGTTGAGATATGGGCATACCATGTTGACTTGCTGCATTTGGACTGTGGCCCAAAGAGTAAAGGTATAGCGGACTTCCGCACAATGCAGACCTCACGTGGACCTATAAACGCGGAATACATTACAACCTGGACGAGAAGGTGGATAAGTTAACTAGCACAGGATTACCGGTTCGAACAAAATCGCCATATTCGTGATGAAGTCTTGCGATCTCCACATTGTATTGGAGATCTTTGCCTGCCAAGTAGGCATTATAGAAGCGGGATAACTTGGCTCCCACTGGACCTGGAAAGTGATGCAGGCGATGGAAGAATAATCGATAGATGCCAATACTGGAGATAAGACCCGTGTTGAACGCGGATGCGATGAGTACCACTCTAAGAAGAGCCTGAGCGACCGAGAATTGCGTCAAGGCTATGTACGCAGATGCTGTCAATAGCACCGCGACCGCATAGATTGTAAATAGTACGAAGAGATAGTCTTCGACCGGGAAACTGGTGCGAAAGAGACTGACGTGCGAGAGCAGCCCAAACCCCGCGGCAGAAGCAGCGAGACTGAGCAGATCCGATTCCAACACAGCCCGCATGTCTGCCAACGAGACAATAGATGGAGAGAGTTGCATTGTGCTCATAACCTATTTCTGTATGTTAAAGTGCATGGAGATGTTTCCACTGACATTGAAACAGGGTGGGGCACCTGTTAATAAATGTAAAGGGTAATAAATAAACGTAGAGTGAGCCGTGGATGCGGACGTGCTGGCATGTCTGTTTGCAGCCGATGCTCTGTCATCTGATCGACAAAACTAATGGTTAGGCCCCCAACCCTGTGCTAACTAGCATAAATCCATGCTAATGCTTCGTCCAATCTGTATTGCAGTGATAGAGCTAGTAACTCAAGTCCAGCAATAATATGATCGTACGTAGCCACGCTAGCTGATTGCATGACGCAATACAATATAGTCGTTGATAGCCACAATAAGCATTTGTCTATTCCTAGCATATTAGTACTTCGTATTCTGTATCTCTTCAATtcagaaaataatagaaacTAAACATATACGACTGGACCTGACACTACAAAATAGTTAAAGTGTACTTTGTCGATGCAAATTTTCATTTCAATTAGCATCATCGTATAAACATGACCAGATCATGAACCCTATATGCGCCTAAATAGTATGAATAGAGGCTAATTcactcctccacttcttgGCCCCCAATCATATCACTGATATATAAGGTTGAGCTTTATATCAACGCGTAAATGTCTTCTATCCCGTCATCACAATATCGTGTTCTTCGGAGAGACCGACGCGCATGCAACGGGCTAAAAGAGAAACGACGGTGGTTCAAgcatttcttcccccctccagtAAAGtttctttctattattaGCGTTGAGTCTTTTTCTACATAGCCCTTACTGCGCATGCAGACTGAAAAGGGGGTGTAGCAGTTCACCAGAAGACCGTATACCGTATcgttttgctttctttccttaaTCTGGCTTGAGCGATCGACACTCATGTTAGTTAAGATAAGAACATTGCATAATTTAAAATGATTGCCTTTTCGACACCCATCCATATAGAATACTATATCTGTGTAAAGTCTGACCAATCATCGTCGCATTGTCTCGTTTCTTGTATGGGAAGGCTGCAGGACTTGTTTACAGCTTCTTTAAACCAGGAATGAGAAATCCGCGATGTAAACGTTCCTTTATCTCTGTGAAATATGACAGTCACCGCCAATTGTCTCTTGATCTCAAGTTGCTCCGATGACTGTTGATCCTTCGGCCGGGAAATAATATCACACAGGATTGTTCTATTCGACCTAGCGGAGTGCACTTCAAGGGTCGGTGAATTCAACAAGATGTAACAATACTGAAACCTCACCAATGAAAAGCCAACCACAGTAAGTCTGTCAACGGGGAGCGGTGGCAGATCATTGGTTGTCCTGACAAGCTAGCTATGGGCGATTCTTTCCTGGAATATGGTGACTGATGAGATAAGTGTTCCATCAACCATGCTAAGACCGCCTGCTATTCCCCCAGCTGCGTATGTGCTCTATGATCCTTATCCTATATTCTCACTAACTGAGCTAATTAAGATTGGCCTCTGGTCCCGCGAATATTCAAGCTATTCCAGCAGAATAAATAACATGGCCTGTGCACCACCTACCGAGTCTACCCGCTTTTAAGTCAGAGTGAGTATCATCAGTCACGACTGTAACCCGGTATATTGTTGCGAAGCCAGGCTACCTGAAGAATGATTATCTAACTGATTTATTAGTAACACAGTCAACCTCTGTGATAACATGCCATTAGAGACGCAGAAGATCCCAGGTAGGCCCCACGGTAATGCCAATGGCGGACCCGTCGCCAACTCCTTGGACTAAGACATCCTGGCTGGATGCGTGTTACTCAGCTGGAGGACCTGATAATCAAGCAAGCTTTGTATCTGttatagaattatagaaatataaaactcTGGATATATCGATCTAAGACAGTACATACAGTACTAGTCTGTAGATAACCAGCCTAATCCTAATAATATAGGTCTGTTGACCGCCAATAAGACATCAAGCTATAATCAAGTCAATACTTAGCCCCCATTTAACCTAACTattttctctattttaacAAGatcataaataaatataagaaatctcTATAATCTGCTATTCGAGGTGATGATATTTCTTGTTCGTGAGATCTTTCCGTCAAAACAACCTGTTGGTTCAATATACTGTATCAACGGTGACTCGATCTCACGGACGGGACGAGCTGAGCTGCTTTTCAGAACTTGGAAGTTTTCCgtatttactactactaatgcTCCGTACCGACCCACCGGTTGCACCAATCAATGGTTCTAGCAGCAGGGGGGAAGTCCAGATTGAATCTATGAGTCCTCCTATCAGTTATTTGCGATGGGTTTCCGGAGGCGGTGGAAGCACGAGAAAAACAGCATGTTGGAAGCAAGGATAATGGAGGAATAACGGAGAGAATCGACTCGCAGGCAGCCGATCAGTCGGCTGCGCCACTCGTTCATATCTAAGTTTTGTATGACTACGCtttgttttgcttttgttggATATTCAGTTGTGTTTAAAGTTACGACAGCAAGCTTTCTACAACGTGGCATGCATTGGTTCGTGATCTAAGTGTGTGTGGTGTTACTGCGAGAATTGAGGGATCAAGGGGCCTCGGGCTATATTATGTGCTCCAAATGATTTGAGCCAGATGGGATACTATAGTATCTCGAGCACTTTTTACCTCCCTCTTGGAAGTAACATTGTGTTAATTACTGAAAACTGTCTCAGCAAGATTCTCTCGTAGTTAGCAACGCCTTTCCCACGCGTGCTGTGATGACCCCTGCACCCGAACATGAACGTATAAATGTCTGTAAGGACACCATACACAGCATCGTTCATCCCTATATTGCTCGGCCTTTAGGGCCGCGATCTTCTTTGGACTTTTTCTTGGTGTTCATATGTTAGGAATCAAGAAAAGCGGTTGCTTGTGAGGATTCGTCATTTCCCACAAAGAGTGTTCCGCATTTTATTGTAGGTTCATTCTTGAGTGTTTGGGTTAACACGTCGGTAGTACTGTATGCGTTAGCATCCTATGGGATTTTTTTGCCGCATGAATAGAGATGCCTGCGGTATGCAGTAGCTGGTTACAATTCTCCAGTAACAGCAATTTATAtgaaaaataaactatactCGGTATAAccggaaagagaaggaggaagtagaATTTATATTGAGACAACTACTATTCACGCAGTAGAGGATAGAAGTAAATATTGCATAGTCTACAAGAGGTTTACGCATCTTCACTTTGCCAGATGTCTATACAATTGAATCAAGAAACTGCCCAGAGAGTTCGATTCATGTTGCTATAGTCGTCTAAGATTACTCGAAATAGTGTATGATATTGAATTGTTATTTCGTTATATGTGGAAGCTGTACATCTACTATGAATATATAGAGACAGTTGATGATCGGAAAGAATATTGTTAAATCTGTACTAGGCTTAACGCGTGCACGAAGTATGGCTCCCTGCAGGCACTTTTGAAAAAAAACCAATAGATAGGAGATATCAACCCATCTTCAAAAGCCTCTACTCCAAAGGTCTAGACCATAGGCCTTCTCCAAGCCGTTATCCCTAATTTTTCTTAGTCCCTCAACTTGCCGACGCTATCTGGCTCTAATTTCAGCAGCGTGTCTTGGCGCTGgactaaatattaaaaatatggGTTGATTGTTTCAGATTCATATGAAGAAAAGCTTGGATATTTAGGCTTGTCTGCACGGACCTTCCTCAGTTCTTGAGGACACCCGGCGTTGTGTGGATTAAGGAAGGTAGACATTAATAGGCAGGTGAGCAAAATTAACAAACAGATTTATCTAGTTATCAATAATATGTTGTAGTCTATGTACTTAGTATGTCTGTACATACCTTTTATAAAGGCAAATGAGCCAATTTCCCACGGTGACACAGACCCCACACAGCATTGCGAGGAATGTGAGACCCTGGCTCGTCTAGAGTCAAGCCGTACATTTCTCTATACAAAAGCGAGAACGACCTCGAAAGATGAGTAATAGATTGCATATGTTAGACCAGtagagaaggtgaagaaatAGCATGGCGGGATCAGGAGCGTACAAGCAATTGCCCATGGACTCACCTTAGACTGACAGATCCCTATTCTTTCAACATCTGTTCAGTCAAGCATTGGACCGTGAGTCTCAATATACTGTTGGTATAATAGGAGTAAGTATTTGTAGAAATTGAACGTACCGGACCGAGAGCTGCAACCCCCGGCCCATGGGGCAATTACGCAGGGCATTGACCAAAAATGGAATCACAAAAGATGTCCACATGATGGAGCTCTGTAGCCTGCAAGAGCATGATGGTGGTAATAAAGAAACACAGGAGCAGATGAGAGGTAAGCGTCTTCAATCTTTCTTATATACACTGGTAGCTAGGTGGTTGCATAGATATTCTGTGTGAGCTAAACAGATGATATGGAGACCGCACAACGCTAGCAGAAAGAGGCTAGCGTTGCGCGGTGATCAACGGTATGACATTACTAGCGTATGTTGAAAATCCAATCAACGCTTGTTTCTTATTGACGGTTTGCATGTTTTGCTTCTCTGGATACAGTGACTTATAATAGAGGCATACATAAATATAATGTAGGTTCTGGGATTATGCCGTGGTTCAACAATTGCCAGGGTGTATGGAGAATGCAGTGAATGCAAGCTGATAACTATCTGTTAGTTCCAAATACATTCTCACATAAAAATCCACAGCCTCATGCCATCAAAAGTCAAACTAAACGTGGTCGTCTTACGTGAGATTATAGTCTGACAGCTAACTACTTATAATTCCGCCAACTTGCCCCCAAGAATTGATCCCTTACCAAGAGCTAGTGGATTCAAAAAAATACCAGCAGCATGTCCTCGGTAGGCCTCACCTCGTCGCTCGAGGATTTCCTCGCACAAACCTATGACTacctcatcatcggtggaGGAACTGCTGGTCTGGTTGTCGCATCACGGTTGTCTGCAAACCCCGATGTGAAAGTGGGAGTCATTGAGGCAGGGGATGCAGGGTTTGATGATCCAAATATCACCAATCCTGGGAAGGTTTCGGCCATGCTACATAATCCCAAGTATGACTGGATTTACCAAAGCACGCCACAGGTAGGTCTTTCCGACCCTCTACGCTTCGGAGCAGGCTAAAGGCTCCTAGGCTCAGAACCAAAATCGATC includes the following:
- a CDS encoding F-box protein (COG:S;~EggNog:ENOG410PYZ0;~InterPro:IPR001810,IPR036047;~PFAM:PF00646;~SECRETED:SignalP(1-23);~go_function: GO:0005515 - protein binding [Evidence IEA]), whose product is MTTYQLLLLLNLSIRIYIPQDMATTKESTSVTSQTENASMAAQKICIPELLEMILLQLDMRTLLVSAQRVCRAWHTLIKDSSSLQTLLFFKPATNAFPTEPRARDMVEDNPLLSYIWHEFWRKKVSNLYFPQLDPHREKVFLREEASWRQMLLRQPPVSLMGVFEYKKSYRAPRGSACWFKEEDKFTRLGYLYSEMSRLSLIPGRDLRSFYERDLIDLYEKRLGYMRARVTSCHLPSCAFVIYCHEILGVTGEPYGHGPLKSDLELWLGNELGVYVA
- a CDS encoding cytochrome P450 (COG:Q;~EggNog:ENOG410PHH6;~InterPro:IPR001128,IPR002401,IPR036396;~PFAM:PF00067;~TransMembrane:2 (n24-37c42/43o52-74i86-107o);~go_function: GO:0005506 - iron ion binding [Evidence IEA];~go_function: GO:0016705 - oxidoreductase activity, acting on paired donors, with incorporation or reduction of molecular oxygen [Evidence IEA];~go_function: GO:0020037 - heme binding [Evidence IEA];~go_process: GO:0055114 - oxidation-reduction process [Evidence IEA]), which encodes MSTMQLSPSIVSLADMRAVLESDLLSLAASAAGFGLLSHVSLFRTSFPVEDYLFVLFTIYAVAVLLTASAYIALTQFSVAQALLRVVLIASAFNTGLISSIGIYRLFFHRLHHFPGPVGAKLSRFYNAYLAGKDLQYNVEIARLHHEYGDFVRTGPREVCIVRKSAIPLLFGPQSKCSKSTWYAHISTNPKYCSVHHTRDHDDHRMRRKAWDRGFNVKSLGIYEPRVKSKADLLAAHIAKNLGQPIDVTAWTMFLSFDIMGDVGFGKDFHNLTTGVEHPAIKGVHDHMAAGATLLQVPWFLHILCRIPGAVSSYRSFFKWCADEIERKQKTWDANSYPEDVVSWLLKAYVEKSASAAPSRLALNEDSRAVIIAGSETTATTLATVLYYLARHQSVLAKLQRKLDEAMPGGEDDWSYDKVKDISFIDDIINETLRLRPAVMTGGYRVTPAEGLQVDEVHIPGDTIVFVPVQLIQTDERYYEEAKEFIPERWSEKRHEMRTDGAPFIPFLTGPYICPGKNLAMISLRTSISTIAQQYNFSFAPGETGEAFETGALDTFTTSLPPLQLAFQRREM